The following proteins are co-located in the Melanotaenia boesemani isolate fMelBoe1 chromosome 5, fMelBoe1.pri, whole genome shotgun sequence genome:
- the LOC121639333 gene encoding VPS10 domain-containing receptor SorCS2-like, with translation MRAICILYPKLDRLGLNTSLCNWLLDFLTGRPQAVRVGSNTSRTIILNTGAPQGCVLSPLLFTLLTHDCTPLHSSNLFIKFADDTTVVGLISNGDETNYRSEVNRLALWRVHPQHAPLTINGAAVERTFYRGTLESILSSSITVWYGSCTASCRKTLQRIVRTAEKIIGAPLPSLYDIYCTRLTRKALGIAGDPTHPVFGHISYRSDWELVKVDFRQSFPRQCTESDYESWQLTDLQGEKCIMGQERTFRKRKDTAFCIKGKSYTSALTSKPCTCTEKDFNCDYGFERSHVESDRCFADFWYDPDSPPEDCHLGQNYKSSTGYRKVISNTCEGGLNKQQSSKQHSCPLLPPKGLQVGIKGQMLAVAPGDDITFIVHQEQGDTSTTKYQVDLGDGVRAIYQNLTVTDEPIQHRYEKPGVYKVTVKAENMAGHDKATMYIQVTAPLQEVHLEVIPIAGRNHEVNMTAVVLPTEANMTVFYWWIGDSLQYMLET, from the exons atgagggctatatgcatattataTCCCAAACTGGACAGGCTGGGGCTGAACACCTCGCTGTGCAACTGGCTGTTGGACTTCCTGACCGGGCGACCACAGGCAGTACGGGTCGGCAGCAACACATCCAGGACCATCATTCTGAACACAGGGGCCCCTCAaggatgtgtgctgagccccctcctcttcaccctgctgacccACGACTGCACCCCACTGCACAGCTCAAACCTCTTCAtcaagtttgcggacgacacaACTGTTGTGGGTCTCATCAGTAACGGGGATGAGACAAACTACCGGAGTGAGGTGAACCGCTTGGCCTTGTG gagagtACACCCCCAACATGCTCCTCTGACCATCAacggtgctgctgtggagagg ACCTTCTACAGAGGTACTTTGGAGAGCATCCTGTCCAGCTCTATCACTGTGTGGTACGGCTCCTGCACCGCGTCCTGCCGCAAGACCCTCCAGCGCATTGTGAGAACAGCTGAGAAGATCATCGGtgcccctctcccctccctctacgACATCTACTGCACCCGCCTCACCCGCAAAGCTCTCGGCATCGCTggtgaccccacccaccc TGTGTTTGGCCACATCAGCTACAGGTCAGACTGGGAACTTGTCAAAGTGGACTTCAGGCAATCTTTCCCCCGTCAGTGCACAGAGTCTGACTATGAGTCCTGGCAGCTCACAGACCTGCAG GGAGAGAAGTGCATTATGGGCCAGGAGCGGACTTTCAGGAAGAGGAAAGACACAGCATTCTGTATAAAAGGGAAAAGTTACACTTCAGCTCTCACCAGCAAGCCCTGCACGTGCACAGAGAAAGATTTCAACTG TGACTATGGCTTTGAGAGGTCCCATGTGGAGAGCGATCGCTGCTTTGCAGATTTCTGGTATGATCCAGATTCGCCACCTGAGGATTGCCATCTTGGACAGAACTATAAGTCCAGTACTGG ATACAGGAAGGTGATATCTAACACATGTGAAGGGGGGCTGAACAAGCAGCAGAGCTCCAAGCAGCACAGTTGCCCTCTGCTGCCCCCTAAAGGGCTACAGGTTGGCATAAAAGGCCAAATGCTGGCTGTGGCTCCTGGTGATGACATCACATTCATCGTCCATCAGGAGCAG GGCGACACTAGTACCACCAAGTACCAGGTTGACCTGGGTGATGGGGTTCGAGCCATTTACCAGAACCTGACGGTGACGGATGAGCCCATCCAGCACCGCTATGAAAAGCCAGGCGTGTACAAGGTGACGGTGAAGGCAGAGAACATGGCAGGGCACGACAAGGCCACCATGTACATCCAGGTGACAG CCCCCCTTCAGGAAGTGCATCTGGAAGTGATCCCCATTGCTGGAAGAAACCATGAAGTCAACATGACGGCTGTCGTTCTTCCCACTGAAGCCAACATGACTGTCTTTTATTGGTGGATAGGAGACAGCTTGCAG TACATGTTGGAGACCTGA